In the genome of Impatiens glandulifera chromosome 6, dImpGla2.1, whole genome shotgun sequence, the window cttcttttcattaaataaattttgattttcatacctacattttttttttcaaaattattcaaCAAGAAATAAGCtggaatatttttttcaaataaccctcaacaattatataaatttccTATTGCTACtgatttttctattattattttcaacacATGAAAActcttaaacaaaacaattgaTTAAATAACTAGTTTTGtccttcttttttttcaaaataaattaaaattaaaattctgcAAATTCATTAAATAGCAgagttaagaaaaaaaaaattgaagtgtTATAGAGTTGATccaaaataatgaatattaattaatttgtcaaattATGATATTCTAGCTTGATCACATTACTCATTAACCAAACTATTGATGTGCATTATGAAATTATTTGACTTTCACTTaaacaaaattacaaattaaattcaatattatagattttaataactaatttaCCTCTAAAATCTAatctataaaacaaatatatttcttattccATAAACCctagatttttttgaaaatcaatcaGAGGTATGCCATTGGGAATTCGTCTTAAGGTGTTGGTGTAAGAATATAACATTAAATTCACACTATTGCACCCATGTCCATTGCTTATCATAGTCAGATTCTTCTCTTGATCATCATCACCTAATATGTTGTAAGAATAAACATTGTTATTTTCCATTGCTACAATCAAGGTTTTTCCATTAATCACCTTAAAGTCGGCTACTTCTGATATTCCATGTTCTTGTAGTCCAATCTCGAACAATGTTTTTCTTAGAATTCGAATCCACGAGTCACCCTTCTTAATATCATTTAGTACCCATATAGTGAACAACCCTTTACGAAGTTTAACTAGACACATTGTCTTTCCCTTATTCCACGAGAATATGTTCATCCGACAAGTATAATGATTTCTTCCTTTGTGTGAACGCTTTGGTAATCCAAGAAATCGTGTTTCTTCATTATTCGTGTTGTAACTCACAATGTAAGGAAAGTAGTTCTCGTTCTCCCTCCCGAAATAACATGATAAATCggataaaaaataaacacaattgTCCAAGAAAACATGTTTCTCCGTACATAAACTCCTCCCTCCGAGATTGTGACGTTGGTCACTCTTCTCTTTCCACATCATGTCTTCATGGGAGTATACCATACATTTATCCAAAGAGATCCAATCGTCATTCTCCATCATAATGATCATAAGGAGAAGGTCACCATTATCACTATAATTGAAAACAACTTTCATATTAGCATAGTTTACTAAACCTAAAGGTTTCGGTACCTTAGCAATCATCCCAGTGACCGGATTAAGGATAACAAAAGTTTCAACATAAGGAGATTGTGTAACGGTGGTTCTACCAAAGAAAAGGCCTCCACTCGATGTGATTAGTTGGACATTATCACTCAAAAATTTCATAGAATGCGGTTGAACGCCcatataacttaaattttggCTGGGAAGAGCCAAAATCTTTGTCATGTACTTGTCGTAGTTAAATGCATTCCCTTGAATAAAGAGACCACAATCGTCCATTGATCTCATATTCCGATCTTGTTGCTTACAAAACGATTCTTCTTGTATGAAACTTAAACAATGATGAGAAGTTGACGCGAGTTTCAAGATTGATTTCGCAGGCATCCATGAAAATATCTCCCTTGAAATTACATAGAAAAATCTTTCACTGAAATTAGTCATggcttagattttttttaaaaaaaatagatggtTTGAatgagatatatataatatgacctTGGTTTAATCCGGTGTAACTAACTCCTTTTAATTAGAAGATAAAACCCAGCATGTTTCTTAATATacagattttatttttactaaccagtcatattttatttcaaagcaattattcatataaatataatcaaatatatcttataaatctcatatgaaaaaaaaaatatatatatattctgatTATTGataatacttattttattaataatattaaacatcCCTACTTTCCTATTTTTTAAATGCTAACGGTAAAAGTAAACTCACCAACAAGTCTTCCATATTTATTTCCctaattatatgttatataaaaatttgtgaTTCATATTTACTTTCCTTACAAGTTTcttattttatcttctttctttttaatcacttttttttaaataatcaaataaaaattttatcaattaaaatatcaaaatatttattttatttttataaaatttaaatattaaatacaaaataatattttaacaatttaataatctaaaaatttatacttattaatcaaacaaaatttcaatttcatatttatatttatatttatatatatatttttttaaataacacacGTGAAATTAACAAGCTCGATTCTTTACAAATAACcctacaaaaatatatttaaaaaaaattctgatttgtctactttttaattagtttgcttttgttttggaaaaaaattgtttccataatatttttacatgattaaggCAGGTTCAGATTGGATtcgggttatttaaataacccggttatttaaattatttgtgataattttgaattggtatttttttagtaaaaaattttaaatagtattaatatataatgataaataaaaaaaataataatttaaaatataaaatattttaattaattgagtaaTTTAATGGAGGAGATGGGGAGTGATGtgattggttatttaaataatcacaCTCAAACAAGACATAAGTTGCTTACAATTGTATTAAAACTAGGGGTGAGCAAAACTCTTCCTAATATTAAACTAGAGTAAGTTTCTAATATTAAAACACATTATATTAAAACTAGGGGTGAAAAAATGGGTAAAACTAATCTATTTTGTCCGATtttattaaatccaaactaaatttattcaatccctaatccaaaccattttactaattaatacggatcaGATTGGATTAAAAatagtttggataatccaaactaaaaaatctatatatatatcaacttgaaattagtcaacaattatttatttattttttactatttttttaaaaatttaaattttttattattattaaatttgaatttgaaaaaaataataaaaaaataatagaaaaaataaaaataaatatataggtcaaagtgatgataagtaaaaaaatattatattgagataaaatttaatttaaagaaaaataaattaaaaaatatatttttatttagatagtttggataatcataatccaatccgatttaattcaatccgaactcaatccaatccgaattagtatttatgATTCGAATTGGATTAGATTTCGATTAATCCAcccaatgctcacccctaattaaaactaataaaaagaTATTCTTAAATGTATGATGTAAGTACgtacctaatttataaatttaaaataattattttgatttatttttaaataaataaaattaaaataattaatcctaaatctaaaacttaattaaataattaattagaataattattgtgataattaaatcttaattaaggataatggtcaaattaaataaataaaattatttgggataaatattgtactcattttatctcaaattaattttagaaaaaattaagggattaaaataaataattttagattggTACCCATTTTATCCccgaaaattatttatttaacccaaaaataataaataaataaataaatcaaattggcaaatatttttcatatttattttatatatgtggtgtattttaaaaattaaaaaataaggcCAAAAgggtaaaataaaaatcaatttcaaataaaccattaaagtttagataaaaaataaaattcgcaATTATGTGTAGACAAAATTCGGGAGAATAACAAGAGCCGAAACCATGGTCATCAGATGGacgctggattttcatccaacgcccaaAAGCAGCCTGCGTCGCCCATTACAGCAAAAGAAGAAGTGTGCGTCAAGCAACACATCACCAAATGATCATCCAACGCAGTCTCCTCCAACGCGGACAGAATGCTCCACGTTCACCAAATGTGcccgaaacgacgtcgtttcgccTACGGCTTTCAACTTCGTCGCGATCGCCGGAAGGATAAGTACAACAGCcatctttgatttctcaaagatggaactctaTCATTTTTTTTGACCATTTGGACTGATTCAaaaagtgaaatgatcaccctacttcggtgatcataTACCCTACATCTAGGATGGTAATTACCACATAAATCGGCAATTGGACGGAAGAACAGTCAAAATACCATGAATGGTGTTTGGCTAATTCAAGCTCACTTGCTTCCTCAATCGACttcgggaggctataaatagcctcccttgATAATTCCAAAGTCAAGAGACAACCTCTCAAGCTTCCAATCcgaaaaacacaaaaatccgTCAATAAAGCTCAAAGCTTCTAGATTTTTGGATTTTTCACCACAGGCCTTAAAACTCGGATCCAGGCAACCCCAAAGCTTCCTTAAGGTCTAATTGATAGTTTCAatcatcattaaatttatacttcaagtttgaaattgaaatttttatattttaggtttcataagcttgtatgatgtctgtttcttgaattttttgatTGGAAATAGACCGTAGGATCATTTACAAGCTTTCTGTAAAAGCTAGAACGGATCAATTTgtctaaaacaaaaaaaaacaaatttaaatttggaaaaataaaaaaatgggatttttgtttttaagttaTTTCTCAAGAACAATACCTTAAAAAGTTTCCCAGCATGTTTTTATTGATGTttgacaactatttggatcatgtttgatccatctcgataatgttttatcaaaatcaaaattttcaaaataaataaaaaaatttgagttcttgaattggttaaaatgaaCAGTCGGTGTTCATATTtttgtatcaatcaagtatatgaagtataattAAGCTATTGGAaaactccttacacttcattatTAAACTCTAAAAATCAAAAAACCGATTTTTGGCATTcaaattgttttgaacaaattgatcatcacccaggTTAAATGATACATTGGGATGATGTTTCAAATGTTCTTGTGATCTTTATGAAAATACCCCGACTGTGGGACTTCCACACCCCGACCGATGACCATGAACCCGGACCGAGGGCTCTTTAgccccgaccgataaaaatgAACCAAGAAGCGAGGATACCGGTCAtataaggcctgtttggttcctattttaaaattccaaaattatttttgtaattttggaactccaaaccattttctaaaaatcccaaaaattagaaaataatttcaaaatattttgggatattttcacaaaatatattttgataagggcttGTTTGGGATGTATGTCTAAACCCTAATACctttaaatactaatattttcAGGTATTTTCATCCTAGTTATCACCAGCAACAAGTaacatcatttaaataattgttattacaATTCTTTatatacacaaaaataaatgcatttcaaagaccggaagaataatcggttaaaataaaacgttatacaaccgatttttaaaacgggtatggAAGACAAAGTGCAAAAATCATTTCTCGAGTATCAACAAACTTCGAACCAAGACAAAACTCTAGTTAAAATACATTTGTACACGTATACCAGTTTatcgattttaaaaaattaattgtactatttcaaataaataatcttttaaattaattatttttaattaatttaaaacattgtatttctataaaattaaattgtaatttgattatcacaaatccaaagattatttaaattcgaacccaaattaattatttttataattaattttaaaaattgtcaaaattatttaatcttttaaaatgattttttatttcaaaaagaTTTTAAACACGCAAACTAATGTTGAAATTATCGAGCCTCGAGTTTTTTCGGACCCTAGGATTTTCCGGGGATTTCAACTG includes:
- the LOC124943166 gene encoding uncharacterized protein LOC124943166; this translates as MTNFSERFFYVISREIFSWMPAKSILKLASTSHHCLSFIQEESFCKQQDRNMRSMDDCGLFIQGNAFNYDKYMTKILALPSQNLSYMGVQPHSMKFLSDNVQLITSSGGLFFGRTTVTQSPYVETFVILNPVTGMIAKVPKPLGLVNYANMKVVFNYSDNGDLLLMIIMMENDDWISLDKCMVYSHEDMMWKEKSDQRHNLGGRSLCTEKHVFLDNCVYFLSDLSCYFGRENENYFPYIVSYNTNNEETRFLGLPKRSHKGRNHYTCRMNIFSWNKGKTMCLVKLRKGLFTIWVLNDIKKGDSWIRILRKTLFEIGLQEHGISEVADFKVINGKTLIVAMENNNVYSYNILGDDDQEKNLTMISNGHGCNSVNLMLYSYTNTLRRIPNGIPLIDFQKNLGFME